A genomic stretch from Bacteroidota bacterium includes:
- a CDS encoding cyanophycinase — translation MEIPKGKLIAIGGAEDKGTMPEKDFIQMNNLNFFELGILKRIVDEVAKPDPLIEVITTASNIPEEVAENYLQAFGKMGCTRVGIIHIKNREDAQNPDYVERIRKAEGVMFSGGNQLRLTSLLGGTEFLAIILKRYMYEDFTVAGTSAGAMAMSNTMIYQGNSTTAHLKGEVKLTTGLAFMKNIIIDSHFEKRGRFGRLAQAVGLNPGCIGIGLGEDTGVLITEGSHMEAIGSGCVIIVDGHNIRHSNIADISEGSPISLENIQVHVMVKGDRYNIEERAFKANFVSVMS, via the coding sequence AAAAAGATTTTATACAAATGAACAACCTCAATTTTTTTGAGTTGGGCATTTTGAAAAGAATTGTTGACGAGGTGGCCAAGCCCGACCCGCTGATTGAAGTAATCACCACCGCATCGAACATACCCGAAGAAGTAGCCGAAAACTATTTACAAGCTTTTGGCAAAATGGGTTGTACCCGCGTTGGTATTATACATATTAAAAACCGTGAGGATGCTCAAAACCCCGATTATGTTGAACGTATTCGCAAAGCTGAGGGTGTGATGTTTAGTGGTGGCAATCAACTAAGGCTTACCAGTTTGTTGGGTGGCACGGAGTTTTTAGCTATTATTCTTAAACGCTATATGTATGAAGACTTTACCGTAGCTGGCACTTCTGCTGGAGCAATGGCCATGAGCAATACCATGATATACCAAGGCAATAGCACTACTGCACATCTAAAAGGTGAGGTAAAATTGACCACTGGACTAGCCTTTATGAAAAATATAATTATCGATTCGCATTTCGAAAAACGTGGTCGGTTTGGCCGTTTGGCCCAAGCTGTGGGTCTTAACCCGGGCTGCATTGGCATTGGGTTGGGCGAAGATACAGGTGTACTTATTACAGAAGGAAGCCACATGGAAGCCATTGGTTCGGGCTGCGTTATTATTGTGGACGGACATAACATTCGACACAGCAATATTGCCGATATTTCCGAAGGTTCGCCCATTAGTTTAGAGAATATCCAAGTGCATGTAATGGTGAAAGGCGACCGATATAATATCGAAGAACGAGCATTCAAGGCCAACTTCGTTAGCGTGATGAGTTAA